A genome region from Deltaproteobacteria bacterium includes the following:
- a CDS encoding ribosome maturation factor RimM produces MGEDLIVIGRVARPHGVKGEIRIEYFNPEDPHFFSRYQ; encoded by the coding sequence GTGGGAGAAGACCTCATTGTCATTGGAAGGGTCGCCAGGCCTCATGGCGTGAAAGGGGAGATCAGAATTGAGTACTTCAATCCTGAAGATCCCCATTTTTTCTCCCGGTATCAGA
- a CDS encoding KH domain-containing protein, with product MKELIEYIAKSLVDNPDEVKVTEIEGERTSVIELSVAKEDLGKVIGKQGRTARAIRTILSAASTKNNKRSVLEIIE from the coding sequence ATGAAGGAGCTAATTGAGTATATTGCAAAGTCATTGGTGGACAATCCCGATGAAGTGAAAGTGACTGAGATTGAAGGTGAGAGGACATCCGTAATTGAGCTTTCTGTGGCCAAGGAGGACTTGGGAAAGGTCATAGGCAAACAGGGGAGAACAGCCAGGGCCATTCGGACCATTTTGAGCGCTGCCTCCACCAAGAACAATAAACGGTCCGTCCTTGAGATCATAGAGTAG
- the rpsP gene encoding 30S ribosomal protein S16 — protein MAVKIRLARFGSKKKPFYRIIVSDARAPRDGRFIERVGTYDPKQDPPSIHVDKDRVMKWLLEGAQPTPTVAQLLKRVGINAIAKKAV, from the coding sequence ATGGCGGTGAAGATCAGGCTGGCGCGGTTTGGGTCCAAGAAGAAACCCTTTTATCGTATCATCGTGAGTGATGCCCGGGCCCCAAGGGATGGGAGGTTCATCGAGAGGGTCGGCACTTACGACCCCAAACAAGATCCACCTAGCATCCACGTCGATAAGGATAGGGTAATGAAGTGGCTTTTGGAAGGGGCACAGCCTACTCCCACGGTAGCCCAGTTGCTGAAGCGGGTGGGGATCAACGCAATCGCCAAGAAGGCAGTGTAG
- the ffh gene encoding signal recognition particle protein, which yields MFESLTERLNQVFKKLRGRGKLTEKEIRESLREVRLALLEADVNYKVVKDFIKGVEERAAGQEVMESLTPAQQVIKIVHEELIKLMGGGEDNSLRLEGAAPISIMLVGLQGSGKTTTAGKMAGYLWGRKKKPYLVPADPYRPAAIEQLRKLGETLGIDCYTPRPGDDPLQTVDKARKQAETQGLDAVILDTAGRLHINEELMEELSKIKKLLDPQEILLVADAMTGQDAVNVAKGFDDALGITGVILTKMDGDARGGAALSIKAVTQRPIKFVGIGEKLDAWETFHPDRMASRILGMGDVLSLIEKAQAAFDERQAETLERKLRRDEFTLEDFRDQLHQIRKMGPLEDLLGMIPGLGKIKGVKAFRPDERQLLRLEAIINSMTKEERRNHHIISGSRRLRISKGSGTKVQDVNRLLKQFAMTKKMIKQLNRKGGKGPFPKILPF from the coding sequence ATGTTTGAAAGCCTCACTGAGAGGTTAAATCAGGTCTTCAAAAAGCTGAGGGGCCGGGGCAAGCTGACGGAAAAAGAGATCAGGGAGTCCTTACGAGAGGTGCGCCTCGCCCTCTTGGAGGCGGATGTCAACTATAAGGTGGTGAAGGACTTTATCAAGGGGGTAGAAGAGAGGGCCGCAGGACAAGAGGTGATGGAAAGCCTCACCCCTGCTCAACAGGTTATAAAGATCGTCCATGAGGAGCTGATTAAATTGATGGGTGGGGGGGAGGACAATAGCCTAAGGTTAGAGGGTGCTGCCCCCATCTCCATCATGTTGGTGGGGCTCCAAGGTTCAGGCAAAACCACCACGGCGGGCAAGATGGCCGGATATCTGTGGGGAAGAAAGAAAAAACCCTATCTAGTCCCTGCTGACCCCTATCGGCCAGCGGCTATAGAACAATTGAGGAAACTGGGGGAAACTTTAGGGATCGACTGTTATACCCCTAGGCCTGGGGATGACCCATTGCAAACCGTGGACAAGGCCAGAAAGCAGGCCGAAACCCAAGGCCTTGACGCCGTCATCCTTGATACTGCCGGCCGTCTCCATATCAATGAAGAGTTGATGGAGGAACTGAGTAAAATAAAAAAGTTATTGGACCCTCAGGAGATACTCCTCGTGGCCGATGCCATGACCGGGCAGGATGCGGTCAATGTAGCCAAGGGATTCGACGATGCCTTGGGGATAACGGGGGTCATTCTGACGAAAATGGACGGAGATGCCCGGGGAGGAGCCGCCTTGTCCATAAAGGCGGTTACTCAAAGGCCAATAAAGTTCGTCGGCATTGGGGAAAAGCTGGACGCCTGGGAGACCTTTCACCCGGATAGGATGGCCTCCAGGATATTAGGAATGGGCGATGTCCTCTCTCTGATAGAGAAGGCGCAGGCGGCCTTTGACGAGCGCCAGGCCGAGACCTTGGAGAGGAAATTGAGGAGGGATGAGTTCACCTTGGAGGACTTCCGGGATCAGCTGCACCAGATCAGGAAGATGGGTCCCCTGGAGGATCTTTTGGGGATGATCCCAGGATTGGGCAAGATTAAGGGAGTCAAGGCGTTCCGTCCAGATGAGAGGCAACTACTGCGTCTAGAGGCCATCATCAACTCCATGACCAAGGAGGAGAGGAGAAATCACCACATCATCAGCGGGAGCAGGAGGCTTCGCATCTCCAAGGGAAGCGGAACCAAGGTTCAGGATGTCAATAGGCTCTTAAAGCAGTTTGCGATGACGAAAAAGATGATTAAGCAGTTAAACAGAAAGGGAGGAAAAGGGCCTTTTCCTAAGATTCTCCCCTTCTGA
- a CDS encoding Rne/Rng family ribonuclease: MPKKILVNASYPEEVRVAVVEEGVLTDFSIETSTKENIKGNIYKGTITKIEPSFQAAFVNYGGVKNGFLPCDEIHPDFWIRKDFPPDKRPKIQDILRRKQEVLVQVTREGMGNKGAALTTYLSLPGRYLVLMPGSNSSGVSRKIEDEAQRKRLKEIVRQFDLPEGMGFIVRTAGMNRSKKELLTDFGYFMRLWENIKTRNKELPTPSLIYHESDVVVKSIREYFSPEVKEVIIDEEEAYKRAKEFFKEIMPKYRRRVKLYQDEQPLFSRFQVEQQIEHIYSRVVPLKSGGRICIDIAEALVAIDVNSGRVPQAKDIEEAALITNLEAAEEIARQMRLRDIGGLIVIDFIDMRSSQHNREVERRLRNTFKKDRAKVDLSRISKFGILELSRQRLKPSLSEGVYLTCQYCQGRGRVRSPYSMALTVLRKIQERVIQDDLQMIRGTLHKTVAEYLLNYKRDDLNAIERKYGLQIVIIGQEDMSAEEFQLDFIKAEKSPVALMEKEDESEKEEKERPWYKKLLPI; encoded by the coding sequence ATGCCGAAAAAGATCTTGGTCAATGCCTCCTATCCAGAAGAGGTCCGGGTAGCGGTTGTAGAAGAGGGGGTATTGACCGACTTTAGCATTGAAACCTCCACCAAAGAGAATATAAAGGGAAATATCTACAAGGGAACCATTACCAAGATTGAACCCAGCTTTCAGGCCGCTTTTGTCAATTATGGGGGAGTGAAGAACGGGTTCCTCCCCTGTGATGAGATCCATCCCGACTTCTGGATCCGCAAGGACTTCCCCCCAGACAAAAGGCCAAAGATCCAGGACATCCTGAGGAGGAAACAAGAGGTCTTAGTCCAGGTCACCAGGGAGGGGATGGGGAACAAGGGGGCAGCCCTTACCACCTATCTATCGCTGCCCGGAAGATATCTGGTCCTCATGCCCGGCAGCAACAGCAGCGGGGTGTCGCGCAAGATTGAGGATGAGGCCCAACGCAAGAGGTTGAAGGAAATCGTGCGCCAATTTGATCTGCCCGAGGGGATGGGCTTCATCGTGCGCACGGCCGGGATGAACCGAAGTAAAAAGGAGTTGTTGACCGACTTCGGGTATTTCATGCGCCTCTGGGAGAACATCAAGACTCGCAACAAGGAACTCCCCACTCCCTCTTTGATCTATCACGAGAGCGATGTGGTGGTGAAGTCCATCCGGGAGTATTTCTCCCCGGAGGTAAAAGAGGTGATCATAGATGAGGAGGAGGCCTATAAAAGGGCCAAGGAGTTCTTTAAAGAAATCATGCCCAAGTATCGCCGCAGGGTCAAGCTATATCAAGATGAACAGCCCCTCTTTTCACGTTTCCAAGTTGAGCAACAGATAGAACATATCTATTCCCGTGTGGTTCCTCTAAAGTCCGGGGGGAGGATATGTATTGATATTGCTGAGGCCTTGGTAGCCATAGATGTGAACTCTGGTCGTGTACCCCAGGCCAAGGATATCGAAGAAGCCGCCCTGATCACCAACCTAGAGGCAGCTGAGGAGATCGCCCGTCAGATGCGGCTCCGGGACATCGGAGGGTTGATCGTCATCGACTTCATCGACATGAGATCTTCCCAGCACAACCGTGAGGTAGAGAGGAGGTTGCGCAACACATTCAAGAAGGATAGGGCCAAGGTGGATTTGTCGCGGATATCCAAATTTGGGATCTTGGAGCTATCCCGCCAACGCCTTAAGCCTTCCCTCAGCGAAGGGGTCTACCTCACCTGTCAGTATTGCCAGGGACGGGGAAGGGTCAGGTCTCCTTACTCTATGGCCCTGACCGTCCTTAGAAAGATACAGGAGAGAGTGATCCAAGATGACCTCCAGATGATCAGGGGGACCCTTCACAAGACGGTCGCTGAGTACCTCTTAAATTATAAGAGGGATGACCTCAACGCCATCGAGAGGAAATATGGGCTGCAGATCGTCATCATCGGGCAGGAGGACATGTCAGCGGAGGAGTTCCAGCTTGACTTTATAAAGGCGGAAAAGTCCCCAGTTGCCCTCATGGAGAAAGAGGACGAAAGTGAAAAAGAGGAGAAAGAGAGGCCATGGTACAAGAAATTGCTGCCCATCTAA
- a CDS encoding YjbQ family protein, with the protein MKSHRKKLWFNTPTRVAFINITKDVRKAVRESGVKEGLCLINAMHITASVFINDDESGLHQDYKDWLEELAPHEPISHYRHNRTGEDNGDAHLKRQIMGREVIVAITKGDLDFGPWEQIFYGEFDGRRKKRVLIKIIGE; encoded by the coding sequence ATGAAATCCCATCGTAAAAAACTCTGGTTTAACACCCCTACGAGGGTTGCCTTCATCAACATAACTAAAGACGTACGCAAGGCGGTGAGAGAGAGCGGAGTAAAAGAAGGCCTTTGCCTTATCAACGCCATGCATATCACTGCCAGTGTCTTTATCAACGATGACGAATCAGGGCTCCACCAGGACTACAAAGACTGGCTGGAGGAGTTAGCTCCTCATGAGCCTATCTCCCATTACCGCCACAATCGCACTGGAGAAGACAACGGTGACGCCCACCTGAAACGCCAAATCATGGGACGTGAAGTAATCGTGGCCATCACCAAGGGGGACCTTGATTTTGGTCCATGGGAGCAGATCTTCTACGGTGAGTTCGACGGCCGACGCAAAAAGCGCGTGCTGATAAAGATCATAGGAGAATAA